From Camelina sativa cultivar DH55 chromosome 7, Cs, whole genome shotgun sequence, one genomic window encodes:
- the LOC104700361 gene encoding phospholipase A1-IIbeta-like, with protein MFGLEDKRKMVGDIANRWKELSGTSKWKDLLDPLDLDLRRYIVHYGDMAEVGYVAFNSDRRSKYVGDSCYTKEELFARTGYLKANPFRYEVTKFIYGTSSIRLPECFIIKSLSREAWNKESNWLGYIAVATDEGKRLLGRRDIVVAWRGTIQLYEWANDFDFPLESAETVFPRATPNDPPRVANGWLSLYTSTDPRSRFDKTSAREQVQGELNRLLELYKDEEVTITLTGHSLGAVLSILSAADFLHNELPKIRPSLQHRLTCVTVFALGSPRIGDRSFKRLVESLQHLHILRVTNVPDLIPRYPVFRFTDVGEELQINTLKSEYLKRSLNLGHFHNLEAYLHGVAGTQHNQGEFKLEIKRDIALVNKGLDALEDKYLVPGHWWVLENKGMVQSDDGTWKLNGDRDKIKEQEQDQEEQDCKFP; from the exons ATGTTTGGATTAGAAGATAAGCGAAAAATGGTGGGAGACATCGCTAATAGATGGAAGGAACTGAGCGGCACTAGCAAATGGAAAGACCTGCTTGATCCTCTTGACTTGGATCTACGCCGCTACATCGTACACTATGGTGACATGGCTGAGGTTGGGTACGTTGCCTTCAATAGTGACCGCCGGTCTAAATATGTAGGAGATAGCTGCTACACCAAAGAAGAGCTCTTTGCTCGAACCGGCTACCTCAAAGCCAACCCTTTCAG GTACGAGGTGACTAAATTCATATACGGAACGTCGTCGATAAGGTTACCAGAATGTTTCATAATCAAGTCATTGTCAAGGGAAGCATGGAACAAAGAGTCAAACTGGTTGGGTTACATCGCGGTGGCAACGGACGAAGGCAAGAGGTTGCTAGGGAGAAGGGACATTGTTGTAGCATGGCGAGGGACGATTCAGCTGTATGAGTGGGCTAATGATTTCGATTTCCCACTTGAATCAGCTGAAACGGTTTTCCCTCGAGCTACCCCAAATGACCCGCCTCGCGTAGCCAATGGTTGGCTGTCTCTTTATACATCCACTGATCCACGCTCACGTTTTGACAAGACCAGTGCACGAGAACAG GTTCAAGGAGAGCTCAACAGGTTACTAGAACTGTACAAAGACGAAGAAGTTACAATCACCTTAACAGGACATAGCTTGGGAGCAGTTCTCTCAATTCTATCCGCCGCAGACTTTCTCCATAACGAATTACCTAAGATCAGACCAAGTCTACAACACAGGCTAACCTGTGTCACAGTCTTCGCTTTGGGCAGTCCCCGCATCGGTGACCGCAGCTTCAAAAGACTCGTCGAGTCTCTCCAACACCTCCACATCTTAAGAGTAACAAATGTCCCGGATCTCATCCCACGTTACCCTGTATTCAGGTTCACAGATGTGGGAGAAGAGCTTCAGATCAACACACTGAAATCAGAGTACCTGAAACGGTCTCTAAACCTAGGACATTTCCATAACCTGGAGGCTTACTTACACGGCGTGGCGGGTACACAACACAACCAAGGAGAATTCAAACTAGAGATCAAACGCGACATTGCGCTGGTCAACAAGGGGTTAGACGCTCTTGAAGATAAGTACTTAGTACCAGGACATTGGTGGGTTCTTGAAAACAAAGGAATGGTTCAAAGTGATGACGGTACTTGGAAACTCAACGGCGATAGGGACAAGatcaaagaacaagaacaagatcaagaagaacaagatTGCAAATTcccatga
- the LOC104700360 gene encoding uncharacterized protein LOC104700360 codes for MCDGDCRPLGFLLGLPFAFLSLLLSIVGVVIWIVGLLLSCICPCCLCVTVLVEIAIGLIKAPIHVMEWFMSKIPC; via the exons ATGTGCGACGGAGACTGCCGCCCTCTCGGTTTCCTCTTAGGTCTTCCTTTCGCTttcctctctctccttctctccatCGTCGGTGTCGTTATCTGGATCGTCGG ATTGTTGTTATCATGCATATGTCCTTGTTGCTTATGTGTGACTGTGCTTGTTGAGATCGCAATTGGGTTGATTAAAGCACCAATTCATGTTATGGAGTGGTTCATGTCCAAGATCCCTTGTTGA